In Bacillus sp. DX3.1, the following proteins share a genomic window:
- a CDS encoding DUF2905 domain-containing protein has product MTDMPKLLITAGALLIIVGLAWKFVGRLPGDIFVKKGNVTFYFPIITCIVISIVLSFIMYIINRFK; this is encoded by the coding sequence ATGACGGATATGCCCAAGTTGCTTATAACAGCTGGTGCCCTTCTTATTATTGTTGGCTTAGCTTGGAAGTTCGTAGGAAGGCTTCCAGGTGATATTTTTGTAAAAAAGGGGAACGTTACCTTTTATTTTCCTATCATTACATGTATTGTGATAAGTATTGTATTATCTTTTATTATGTATATAATAAATCGATTTAAATAG
- the ruvB gene encoding Holliday junction branch migration DNA helicase RuvB: MDERLLSGESAYEDADLEYSLRPQTLRQYIGQDKAKHNLEVFIEAAKMREETLDHVLLYGPPGLGKTTLANIIANEMGVNMRTTSGPAIERPGDLAAVLTALQPGDVLFIDEIHRLHRSIEEVLYPAMEDFCLDIVIGKGPSARSVRLDLPPFTLVGATTRAGALSAPLRDRFGVLSRLEYYTVDQLSAIVERTAEVFEVEIDSLAALEIARRARGTPRIANRLLRRVRDFAQVRSDGTIAMEITQKALELLQVDKLGLDHIDHKLLLGIIEKFRGGPVGLETVSATIGEESHTIEDVYEPYLLQIGFLQRTPRGRIVTPLAYEHFGMEMPQV; encoded by the coding sequence ATGGACGAACGTCTCCTCTCAGGAGAATCTGCATATGAAGATGCGGACTTAGAATATTCGTTACGGCCACAAACGTTGCGTCAATATATTGGCCAAGATAAGGCAAAACACAATCTAGAAGTATTTATTGAAGCAGCGAAAATGCGTGAAGAAACGTTAGATCATGTTCTATTATATGGGCCACCAGGACTCGGGAAAACGACATTAGCAAATATTATTGCGAACGAAATGGGCGTTAATATGCGCACAACGTCAGGTCCGGCAATTGAACGACCAGGGGATTTAGCGGCAGTATTAACGGCGCTTCAACCTGGCGATGTATTATTCATTGATGAAATTCATCGTTTGCATCGCTCAATTGAAGAAGTGTTATATCCAGCGATGGAGGATTTCTGTCTTGATATTGTGATTGGAAAAGGCCCAAGCGCACGTTCTGTTCGGTTAGATTTACCTCCGTTTACGTTGGTTGGAGCAACAACGCGTGCAGGTGCGTTATCTGCACCGCTTCGCGATCGTTTTGGGGTGTTGTCACGATTAGAGTATTATACAGTTGATCAGCTTTCGGCAATCGTAGAGCGTACAGCAGAAGTGTTTGAAGTTGAAATTGATTCTTTGGCCGCTTTAGAAATTGCTAGAAGAGCACGAGGTACACCTCGTATTGCAAATAGGTTACTTCGACGTGTTCGTGATTTTGCACAAGTTCGAAGCGATGGAACGATTGCAATGGAAATTACGCAAAAGGCATTAGAATTACTGCAAGTAGATAAACTTGGTCTTGATCATATTGACCATAAATTATTGCTTGGAATCATTGAAAAGTTCCGTGGTGGTCCAGTTGGATTAGAAACAGTTTCTGCAACGATTGGGGAAGAGTCTCATACCATTGAAGATGTGTATGAACCATATTTATTACAAATAGGTTTCTTACAACGAACGCCAAGAGGACGCATTGTCACACCACTTGCATATGAACATTTTGGAATGGAGATGCCGCAAGTATGA